One genomic window of Cannabis sativa cultivar Pink pepper isolate KNU-18-1 chromosome 2, ASM2916894v1, whole genome shotgun sequence includes the following:
- the LOC115719848 gene encoding putative UDP-glucuronate:xylan alpha-glucuronosyltransferase 5, with protein MRSKNSYININNNTKSYFGKHIRPFILFFLSLALFLLLAFSCPQKTPTTNNYIFSTTTRLDLNQQQHHHHEDNIVISNKYPEWFEIIAEKLNTTRKIKLGLVNLEHEELDDGLRGLHGLADVVTVRFDTLSGSDRPNWDDFFPEWIDENQTWGTPKCPEIPLPSLLESAYDDIDVVVSAVPCGTPPRDVFELQVNLVVANLAVRSSSSRSGSDRTVYVVFVGSCGPMLEIFRCDDLMSQQRGEFWVYKPEMSRLKQKVAMPFGSCQLVPPPNYHQTEKEELRRWALQEPGSDNIEPEAQPKTKPNQIINQQHRSPRYAYATVLHSSESYVCGAIALAQSIRRTKSTRDLVLLADKSISTKSRRGLRSAGWQIVPIDRIRSPFAKKGSYNEWNYSKLRLWQLVRYDKIVFIDADLLVLSNLDYLFLYPQLSAAGNDRFLFNSGVMVIEPSNCLFKVLSEKTFELKSYNGGDQGFLNEVFTWWHRLPRSINYLKIFRRSSSGDFLHEVGRGQKIGAIHYLGLKPWLCYRDYDCNWDMPDHLIYASDSAHRRWWEVYDYMPKNLQSYCGLTKKMDRRIKKWRGIANKIDLPSGHWKIQPKDLRRHRLVD; from the exons ATGAGGTCTAAAAACtcttatattaatattaataacaaTACTAAGTCCTACTTTGGCAAGCATATTAGACCCTTCATtctcttttttctctctctagcTCTCTTCCTCCTATTAGCCTTCTCCTGTCCCCAGAAAACCCCCACCACTAATAACTATATTTTCTCCACTACAACAAGGCTTGATCTTAATCAACAACAACACCATCATCACGAGGACAATATcgtaatttcgaataaatatccGGAGTGGTTCGAAATAATCGCCGAGAAACTAAATACGACTCGTAAGATTAAGCTCGGTTTGGTCAATTTAGAACATGAAGAACTCGACGACGGCTTACGTGGCCTGCATGGATTGGCCGACGTGGTCACCGTACGGTTCGACACTCTATCCGGTTCGGACCGGCCGAACTGGGACGATTTTTTCCCGGAGTGGATCGACGAGAACCAGACGTGGGGTACACCCAAGTGCCCGGAAATTCCACTCCCGTCGTTGTTGGAGTCAGCGTACGACGATATAGATGTTGTCGTTTCGGCGGTCCCGTGTGGGACCCCACCGCGTGACGTGTTCGAGCTTCAGGTGAATTTGGTGGTGGCTAATCTAGCGGTCAGGAGTAGTAGTAGTAGAAGTGGTTCTGATCGGACGGTGTACGTTGTGTTTGTGGGGTCCTGTGGGCCCATGTTGGAGATTTTTCGGTGTGATGATTTGATGAGTCAGCAGAGAGGGGAGTTTTGGGTGTATAAGCCTGAGATGAGTAGGCTTAAGCAGAAAGTGGCTATGCCTTTTGGGTCTTGCCAACTTGTTCCTCCTCCTAATTATCACCAAACTG AAAAAGAGGAGCTGAGAAGATGGGCTTTACAAGAACCCGGCTCAGATAATATTGAACCAGAGGCCCAGCCCAAGACCAAGCCCAATCAGATAATAAATCAGCAACACCGCAGCCCAAGATACGCCTACGCCACTGTCCTTCATTCTTCGGAATCCTACGTCTGTGGCGCCATAGCTTTGGCCCAAAGCATTCGCCGGACCAAATCCACCAGAGACCTCGTCCTCCTGGCCGACAAATCCATCAGCACAAAATCCCGACGAGGTCTCCGGTCTGCCGGGTGGCAGATCGTCCCCATTGACCGAATCCGAAGTCCATTCGCGAAAAAAGGCTCCTACAACGAGTGGAACTACAGCAAGCTCCGGCTATGGCAACTCGTCCGGTACGACAAGATCGTCTTCATCGACGCAGATTTACTGGTTCTCAGCAACCTGGATTACCTCTTCTTATATCCTCAGCTCTCGGCAGCCGGGAACGACAGGTTTTTGTTCAATTCTGGGGTGATGGTGATTGAGCCATCCAACTGTTTGTTCAAAGTCCTTAGCGAGAAGACATTTGAATTGAAATCGTACAACGGCGGAGACCAAGGGTTTCTGAACGAAGTCTTCACGTGGTGGCATCGGCTTCCCCGAAGTATTAATTACCTGAAGATTTTTAGAAGGAGCAGTAGCGGAGACTTTTTACATGAGGTGGGTAGGGGTCAAAAAATTGGGGCAATTCATTATCTGGGATTGAAGCCATGGTTGTGTTACAGGGATTACGACTGTAATTGGGACATGCCGGATCACCTCATCTACGCGAGCGACTCAGCTCACCGGCGGTGGTGGGAAGTGTACGATTACATGCCGAAGAATTTGCAGTCGTATTGTGGATTGACGAAGAAGATGGACCGTAGGATTAAGAAGTGGAGAGGGATTGCTAATAAGATTGATTTGCCTAGTGGCCATTGGAAAATTCAGCCTAAGGACCTAAGACGACACCGTTTGGTAGATTAG